Sequence from the Esox lucius isolate fEsoLuc1 chromosome 6, fEsoLuc1.pri, whole genome shotgun sequence genome:
CATTATAAAATACCTTGAATGGAATCATCGTTTTTGAAAGTACAACAGCCTTGATCTTCGTATCAGAACATTTATGGgttgtaaaaatatttacatagtataatagttattagtcAAATCTGAATTTAAATAACTCCTTTATAAAGCACAATTTCTCAAGCAAGCATTTTGTCCAAACGCAATTTGTAATTCCTCTGTAAACTTGTTCATTGACAGTTATAtaacagttaatgttttatcaatacTTTTTGTGTCTATCCGTTTTACTCACCATTCCAGGAAATGTTTGGCTGAATCCAGAGTTGTGGACACAACAGAAATCCCTCTCAAATCAAAGGACAACAATGAGGTGGCAAAGACATACTAAGAcattgtatttgtgtatataggcctaaatgtgcatttgtttcttgtacgtacaaaaaaaaagatattcaaataatgattaaataattattcattttaatgatgtgtaaaataaataaattatattcctTTAAACACAAATTATTACTTACAAGTAAACTGCAATGttagattattttatttagagaaacacttcctgtttcatataaacaaaaaattaaaaaaacaatatttttgatAATGTATCATAACTCAATATGCATTCTTTCTCAATATAACTACTGGCAAATGCATGCATTCTTTAACATTAAATGAGTCTGTTGTTAAATACATATAAGTCAGTGTGGCTAGCAGGTTTCAAAAGTGATTTACATTATCTTAAAACTTATACAAACAATAAGTAAAGAAACtagaaaaaactaaacagaatACGAAATTTCGTATTTCCTTTTGTCTTACATAATTTCTGTAACcacaaaaatgaaacaagaaATATTTCCTAATTTTAATACAGCAAGCGTTTGGATTGTAGCATTGGTTTGTCACTCAATTCACTAACCTTGTCACCAGGCTACTGCGCACAGCGCCACTGAAGTCGCTGAAGTGACCTCATACAAAACCAACAAATGGGGGAGTTTTTTTCCCCTGTCTTCTGTGTGTTTAAGACTGGCTGGGTATTTCTGTTTGCTCCAGGTCTTCCTTGTCATAGATGTAACAACCCACATTACCAATGTTCACGCCTTTTGGTCCATACAAGATGCCGTAGCAAGGAACATGACAGTAGGGTATCCCTTCATGCTGCACAGAGGGAAAGCAACGTCATGTTTTCGTTTTGAAATCGGACAGATTGTCAGTCAGTTTTACTCTTTTGATTAAGTTTAATTTCAATTTCCGACATCAGTACATCTAAGGATTATCttaaaaggaaatgtgtagCTTGACTGGTAAGGTTTTTTTTACCAACACctggggttgtgggtttgattcccatggggggcCAGCATGAAATTAATACAATCACTGCTCTAAGTCGCActgaataagagcatctgcaAGATGACGTGAATGTACATGTAAGTGTATATGGTCTTCCTGAAGAAGTATCACCATTTCAAATCGCCTTTCTTGGGAATATTGACACAGAAAAAGTGGATCTTAAAAGCGGTACTTGCTTTTTTCATTACAGTAGGAAACAGTACGCTAAAATGTCCCCAGTAGGTTTTTCACTACAGTATGGCTCTTGCAAAGTAAATTCCCACAAGTGACCAGCAttagaaaacatgaaaaatgtcaACAGTAAAACTATGGATGTAATACCTCAGCATGTCCACCAGAGGTCAGTGTTTTCTTACACCTTTCACATCGCAGGCAAGGTCGGTGCCAGTTTCTTCCCAAAGACATCACCTTCTCTGCtgcatacagacaaacacatcacCACTACAACCCCTACTTTGGCTAACATGTTACAATCGTCTGTGTGGCGCACCTATTGTAAGGTGtgtcttaaaaatatattgaaaagaTAAACATCTGCTAAGAGTCCGCTTGAATTATCAGTAAAAGTTCATGGTATTAAACAAAATAGAAAGCCACCTTTAGTAcgcttttgtaaaaaaaaatatatatacatatcctAAATCAATCATGGACCGTCCAATCAATACATACCAAAATATACAATTTTTCCACAGCCAGGACAGAGTGAGGTCTCTCCGGCAAACATCCTTGTTGGAGGGGGAGGAACTGAAGAAACAACAGGTGATGATTCATGAATTCACCTGACAGAACCACAGGAGTAAACCCAACTAAACTCACATACTGGGTTTCTGCAGATTAACAGACAGCGAATATAAGGAAAAACACAACGCAAAAATTTATCCTCTACCTAACACAATTATTACTATAAACAACTGACCGTATTTATTGACCACACATGAACTCACCGTTTGTTGATTGAACAGCGTGATACAAAACTTCAAGAGATTATAAATGATTATAACACTGAACCATCAGTCCCCCACCCCTTCCTTCAAACTAATTTTAAtctccaaaggaaatgctaagcCCAAAAATGTAGCGAGAATCTGTTCAAAAGATCTGTTGAAAGTTCAATCATGGGTCAGTCGTGAAACTCAGAAATGTACTCAAAATGTTCTTTTGTACTGTAAATCATCTATACGTTGGTGTGAATTATATGTTAGAGGgataatattttacaaatgtgaAGAAATGTGTTAACAATCATCCCTTGTCACATGAAGCGTCACTAACACGAATGGCCTGCCAGTCGGCAAAGCCTCATTAAGGCAAAATATTTCAGGAAGTCAGCCAATCGAAGCTGGGCAATTAAAATTCCTCATTCCTCCCCAGTGACGAACAGTGAGAGGgtcattatgtgtgtgtgtgtgtctgtgtgtgtgtgagtgaaactAAACAAGCTGGTGATGAGTAACCCTCTCTTTACCCACCCTTCATGTGAACCTTTAACGGTCATGCTTGGAGCACTTGGTGAGGGCAGTTAATTTTAGCAGACTTGATAAAAGGAACtgattcctgtgtgtgtgtgtgtgtgtgtgagattgggAAGGTATTTGTTTTTCCATCAATACAATGCGTTACTCTAAGCTCCCAAAATAATACTATTACCCCTCTTTTGCTTAAGCTTGGTCTCTGATCTACCGTACGTGTGCCATTTTACTCTTCTAGTAAGTCCATTGGAGTTCGCAAGAAGGCCCAAACAACACTCCACACCTTTGTACTGGTTCCGGGTAACTTGCATGGTGGTCCATGGTGTCGTCGGTGACCCCTCTGGAGGGCAGTCGGAGGAGGGTTGAGGAGTTTCGTAGATGTAGGCGCCTGCCCCTCCGATGTTCACACCTAGAGCAGAGGGGCAATTAACGAACTGAATCACTGCAATGCAAAGCATGCGCCAAGTTTAGAACCTCCACAGTGTCAGTGTTTGTAATGTAACAGTAGGCATTCTGATATGCCAGTATGCATTACCATTATAAATACAGCCATATAGAGATAAAACATTATAGTGGGCTTTGGTCAGTCAGTTTTCAACAGGGAGAACACATTTCTCCTAAGCCTTCA
This genomic interval carries:
- the crip3 gene encoding cysteine-rich protein 2, which produces MTSKCPRCTKDVFFAEKVSSLGKNWHRFCLKCERCHKTLSAGNHAEHDGLPYCHKPCYGTLFGPKGVNIGGAGAYIYETPQPSSDCPPEGSPTTPWTTMQVTRNQYKVPPPPTRMFAGETSLCPGCGKIVYFAEKVMSLGRNWHRPCLRCERCKKTLTSGGHAEHEGIPYCHVPCYGILYGPKGVNIGNVGCYIYDKEDLEQTEIPSQS